Proteins from one Camelina sativa cultivar DH55 chromosome 8, Cs, whole genome shotgun sequence genomic window:
- the LOC104706670 gene encoding WD repeat-containing protein RUP2: MNTLHPYKQQRQEQEEEARHEWDLSLSTVVSSSSSSASDVIGAIEFDPTDNIVATAGISRKIRFYGLPSLLRTSAAVSGGVSFVDQATACEYYICTPAKLSSLRWRPGSGGRVIGSGDYDGVVTEYDLEKRTPVFERDEHGGRRVWSVDYTRHGGSSAIGASGSDDGTMQVWDPRCPPEESLGVVRPAGICRSAVCCVEFDPSGGPAVAVGCADRKGYIYDMRKLVDPALTLQGHNKTVSYVRFLDGGTVVTAGTDGCLKLWSVEDGSVIRTYEGHVNGRNFVGLSVWRNGALFGCGSENNKVFVYDKRWGKPVWVDGFEPVGMNSGSDKRFVSSVCWRQSGVDQCTLVAGGSDGVLQVYVGKRKP; encoded by the coding sequence ATGAACACTCTTCATCCTTACAAGCAGCAacgacaagaacaagaagaagaagctagacACGAATGGGATCTTTCTCTCTCCACCGTcgtctcttcctcctcctcctccgcctccgaCGTTATCGGTGCTATTGAGTTCGATCCCACTGATAACATCGTCGCTACCGCCGGAATTTCTAGAAAGATTCGTTTTTACGGCCTCCCTTCCCTCTTACGTACCAGCGCCGCCGTCTCAGGAGGAGTTTCTTTCGTCGATCAAGCCACCGCCTGCGAGTATTACATCTGTACGCCGGCGAAGCTCAGTAGTCTACGGTGGAGACCCGGGTCGGGCGGTCGGGTCATCGGGTCGGGAGATTACGACGGTGTAGTGACCGAGTACGATCTCGAGAAAAGAACGCCCGTGTTCGAAAGGGACGAGCACGGTGGCCGACGCGTGTGGAGCGTTGATTACACGCGTCACGGCGGCTCGTCCGCCATAGGCGCGTCTGGATCGGACGACGGGACCATGCAGGTGTGGGATCCGAGGTGTCCGCCGGAGGAATCTTTAGGCGTCGTACGGCCGGCGGGGATATGCCGGAGCGCCGTTTGTTGCGTCGAGTTCGATCCTTCCGGCGGACCAGCTGTGGCTGTCGGCTGCGCTGATCGGAAAGGGTACATTTACGATATGAGAAAACTCGTTGACCCGGCGTTGACTCTGCAAGGACACAACAAAACGGTGTCGTATGTGAGGTTCCTCGACGGCGGCACGGTGGTGACGGCAGGCACGGACGGGTGTCTGAAGCTGTGGAGCGTGGAGGACGGGAGCGTGATTCGGACATACGAAGGGCACGTGAACGGTAGAAACTTCGTGGGGTTATCAGTGTGGAGAAACGGCGCGCTGTTTGGTTGCGGATCGGAGAACAACAAGGTGTTCGTGTATGATAAGAGGTGGGGGAAGCCGGTTTGGGTAGACGGGTTCGAACCGGTTGGTATGAATTCTGGTTCGGATAAGCGGTTCGTGAGTAGCGTCTGCTGGAGGCAATCAGGTGTGGACCAGTGCACGCTAGTGGCTGGGGGATCTGATGGAGTATTACAGGTTTACGTGGGCAAAAGAAAGCCATAA